A DNA window from Pseudomonas resinovorans NBRC 106553 contains the following coding sequences:
- the recA gene encoding recombinase RecA: MDENKKRALAAALGQIEKQFGKGAVMRMGDHDRQAIPAISTGSLGLDIALGIGGLPKGRIVEIYGPESSGKTTLTLSVIAEAQKMGATCAFVDAEHALDPDYAGKLGVNVDDLLVSQPDTGEQALEITDMLVRSNAVDVIIVDSVAALVPKAEIEGEMGDSHVGLQARLMSQALRKITGNIKNANCLVIFINQIRMKIGVMFGNPETTTGGNALKFYASVRLDIRRTGAVKEGEEVVGSETRVKVVKNKVAPPFRQAEFQIMYGKGIYRTGEIIDLGVQQGLVEKSGAWYSYQGNKIGQGKANAAKYLEDNPEVGSAIEKIIRERLLVDTTANKSAATAADLADVDG, translated from the coding sequence ATGGACGAGAACAAGAAGCGCGCCTTGGCTGCTGCCCTGGGCCAGATCGAGAAGCAGTTCGGCAAGGGTGCGGTCATGCGCATGGGCGATCACGATCGCCAGGCCATCCCGGCCATTTCCACCGGCTCCCTGGGCCTGGACATCGCGCTCGGCATCGGCGGCCTGCCGAAAGGCCGTATCGTCGAAATCTACGGTCCTGAATCCTCCGGTAAGACCACCCTGACCCTCTCGGTGATCGCCGAAGCCCAGAAAATGGGCGCCACTTGCGCCTTCGTCGACGCCGAACACGCCCTGGACCCCGACTACGCCGGCAAGCTCGGCGTGAACGTCGACGACCTGCTGGTTTCCCAGCCGGACACCGGTGAACAGGCCCTGGAAATCACCGACATGCTGGTGCGCTCCAACGCCGTCGACGTGATCATCGTCGACTCCGTGGCCGCCCTGGTACCCAAGGCCGAGATCGAAGGCGAGATGGGTGACTCCCACGTTGGTCTGCAGGCGCGCCTGATGTCCCAGGCCCTGCGCAAGATCACCGGCAACATCAAGAACGCCAACTGCCTGGTCATCTTCATCAACCAGATCCGTATGAAGATCGGCGTGATGTTCGGCAACCCGGAAACCACCACCGGTGGTAATGCCCTGAAGTTCTACGCCTCCGTGCGTCTCGACATCCGCCGTACCGGCGCGGTGAAGGAAGGCGAGGAAGTGGTGGGTAGCGAAACCCGCGTCAAGGTAGTGAAGAACAAGGTGGCACCGCCTTTCCGTCAGGCCGAGTTCCAGATCATGTACGGCAAGGGCATCTACCGCACCGGCGAGATCATCGACCTGGGCGTACAGCAAGGTCTGGTCGAGAAGTCCGGCGCCTGGTACAGCTACCAGGGCAACAAGATCGGCCAGGGCAAGGCCAATGCGGCGAAGTACCTCGAGGACAACCCGGAAGTGGGCAGCGCCATCGAGAAGATCATCCGCGAGCGCCTGCTGGTCGACACCACGGCCAACAAATCGGCAGCAACCGCCGCCGACCTGGCTGACGTAGACGGCTGA
- a CDS encoding LOG family protein, with protein MPYDPDDYLSRHFQTSGIDLTQKVDELINLTVPSDSPNLSLYREMLITVVRMAQADRNRWDAKIMLQTLREMEHAFSVLEQFKRRRKVTVFGSARTPEGHPIYTLARQLGAELAKRDLMVITGAGGGIMAAAHEGAGLENSLGLNITLPFEQHANTTVGGTEHLLSFHFFFVRKLFFVKEADALVLCPGGFGTLDEALEVLTLIQTGKSPVVPVVLLDERDGSYWEDAVGFLHEQLAHNGYILPSDMNLLRLVHSADEAAAEIAQFYANYHSSRWLKHNFVIRMNHALNERALGQAQEQFSDLCLEGAFSQQDVAEAEKDEPEFGDLVRLAFRFNGRDHGRLRELIDFINLPQHWVAKA; from the coding sequence ATGCCCTATGATCCGGACGACTACCTCTCCCGGCATTTCCAGACCAGTGGCATCGACCTGACGCAGAAGGTCGATGAACTGATCAACCTGACAGTCCCGAGCGACAGTCCCAACCTCTCGCTGTACCGCGAGATGCTGATCACCGTGGTGCGCATGGCCCAGGCCGACCGCAACCGCTGGGACGCCAAGATCATGCTGCAGACACTGCGTGAAATGGAGCACGCCTTCAGCGTCCTGGAGCAGTTCAAGCGACGCCGCAAAGTCACGGTATTCGGCTCGGCGCGAACCCCCGAAGGCCACCCCATCTATACCCTGGCCCGCCAGCTGGGTGCCGAACTGGCCAAGCGCGACCTGATGGTGATCACCGGCGCCGGCGGCGGCATCATGGCCGCGGCCCACGAAGGTGCCGGGCTGGAAAACAGCCTGGGCCTGAACATCACCCTGCCCTTCGAGCAACACGCCAACACCACGGTGGGTGGTACCGAGCACCTGCTGTCGTTCCACTTCTTCTTCGTGCGCAAGCTGTTCTTCGTCAAGGAGGCCGACGCCCTGGTGCTCTGCCCGGGAGGCTTCGGCACCCTGGATGAAGCGCTTGAAGTGCTGACCTTGATCCAGACCGGCAAGAGTCCGGTGGTGCCGGTGGTGCTGCTGGACGAGCGGGATGGCAGCTACTGGGAAGACGCCGTGGGGTTCCTCCATGAGCAATTGGCACACAACGGCTACATCCTGCCCAGCGACATGAACCTGCTGCGCCTGGTGCACAGTGCCGACGAAGCGGCAGCCGAGATCGCCCAGTTCTACGCCAACTACCACTCCAGCCGCTGGCTGAAGCACAACTTCGTGATCCGCATGAACCATGCCCTCAACGAGCGAGCCTTGGGACAGGCTCAGGAGCAGTTCTCGGACCTCTGCCTGGAAGGTGCCTTCAGCCAACAGGACGTTGCAGAGGCGGAAAAGGACGAGCCGGAGTTCGGCGACCTGGTAAGGCTGGCGTTCCGCTTCAACGGTCGTGACCATGGCCGCCTGCGCGAACTCATCGACTTCATCAACCTTCCGCAACACTGGGTCGCCAAGGCCTGA
- a CDS encoding IS5-like element IS1384 family transposase, producing the protein MKQMTFADAEYAGKRKQTRKELFLIEMDRVVPWKGLIALIEPHYPKGEGGRPAYPLMAMLRVHLLQNWFGYSDPAMEEALYETTILRQFAGLNLERIPDETTILNFRRLLEKHELAAGILAVINGYLGDRGLSLRQGTIVDATLINAPSSTKNKDGKRDPEMHQTKKGNQYYFGMKAHIGADDESGLVHSVVGTAANVADVTQVDKLLHGDENVVCADAGYTGVEKRPEHEGREVIWQVAARRSTYKKLDKRSVLYKAKRKIEKAKAQVRAKVEHPFRVIKRQFGYTKVRFRGLAKNTAQLVTLFALSNLWMARRHLLTNAGEVRL; encoded by the coding sequence ATGAAGCAGATGACCTTCGCCGACGCCGAGTACGCTGGCAAGCGCAAGCAAACCCGCAAGGAGTTGTTCCTGATCGAGATGGATCGGGTGGTGCCGTGGAAGGGCTTGATTGCTTTGATCGAGCCACATTATCCGAAAGGTGAAGGTGGCCGTCCGGCCTACCCGTTGATGGCGATGCTGCGTGTGCATCTGCTGCAGAACTGGTTCGGCTACAGCGATCCAGCGATGGAGGAAGCGCTGTACGAAACCACGATCCTGCGCCAGTTTGCCGGGCTGAACCTGGAGCGCATCCCCGACGAAACCACCATTCTCAACTTCCGCCGCTTGCTGGAGAAACACGAGCTGGCGGCCGGCATCCTCGCTGTCATCAATGGCTATCTGGGCGACCGCGGCCTGTCGCTGCGCCAGGGCACCATCGTCGATGCAACGCTGATCAATGCGCCCAGTTCGACCAAGAACAAGGACGGCAAGCGCGACCCGGAAATGCACCAGACCAAGAAGGGAAACCAGTATTATTTTGGCATGAAGGCCCACATCGGCGCCGATGACGAATCGGGTCTGGTGCACAGCGTAGTGGGCACGGCGGCCAATGTGGCGGATGTCACCCAGGTGGACAAATTGCTGCATGGCGACGAAAACGTGGTCTGCGCCGATGCAGGCTACACCGGTGTCGAAAAGCGGCCCGAGCATGAAGGACGTGAAGTTATCTGGCAGGTGGCGGCACGCCGCAGCACCTACAAAAAACTCGATAAGCGCAGCGTGCTGTACAAAGCCAAGCGCAAGATTGAAAAGGCCAAGGCTCAGGTGCGCGCCAAGGTCGAGCATCCGTTCCGGGTAATCAAGCGCCAGTTCGGTTACACCAAGGTGCGCTTTCGCGGCTTGGCCAAAAACACGGCGCAACTGGTGACACTGTTCGCTCTGTCGAACCTGTGGATGGCGCGCCGACATTTACTGACGAATGCAGGAGAGGTGCGCCTGTAA
- the erdR gene encoding response regulator transcription factor ErdR: MASYEILIADDHPLFRSALQQALTLGLGPDARLVEAASIAELENRLAERADWDLVLLDLNMPGAYGFSGLVLLRGQYPQIPVVMISAQEEAAVVARSREFGASGFIPKSSPLEVIQSAVRSVLDGDTWWPPQLQEAPALSDEAKAASEGLASLTPQQFRVLTMVCEGLLNKQIAFELHVSEATVKAHVTAIFRKLNVRTRTQAALLLQQMESIPSA, from the coding sequence ATGGCCTCATACGAAATCCTCATCGCCGATGACCACCCGCTGTTCCGCAGCGCCTTGCAGCAAGCCCTTACCCTGGGCCTGGGGCCGGATGCGCGGCTGGTGGAAGCGGCCAGCATCGCCGAGCTCGAGAACCGGCTGGCCGAGCGCGCCGACTGGGACCTGGTCCTGCTCGACCTGAACATGCCCGGGGCCTACGGCTTCTCCGGCTTGGTGCTGCTGCGTGGCCAGTATCCGCAGATCCCCGTGGTGATGATCTCCGCGCAGGAAGAAGCCGCAGTGGTTGCCCGCTCCCGCGAGTTCGGCGCCAGCGGCTTCATCCCCAAGTCGAGCCCGTTGGAAGTCATCCAGAGTGCCGTGCGCTCGGTGCTCGATGGCGACACCTGGTGGCCGCCGCAACTGCAGGAAGCCCCGGCCCTGTCCGACGAGGCCAAGGCCGCCAGCGAAGGCCTCGCCAGCCTGACGCCGCAGCAGTTCCGCGTGCTGACCATGGTCTGCGAAGGCCTGCTGAACAAGCAGATCGCCTTCGAGCTGCATGTGTCGGAAGCAACGGTGAAAGCCCACGTTACGGCCATCTTCCGCAAGCTCAACGTGCGCACCCGCACTCAGGCCGCGCTGCTGCTGCAACAGATGGAATCCATTCCCTCGGCCTGA
- the mutS gene encoding DNA mismatch repair protein MutS, with amino-acid sequence MSQSDLSGHTPMMQQYWRLKNQHPDQLMFYRMGDFYEIFYEDAKKAAKLLDITLTSRGQSAGTAIPMAGIPFHSVEGYLAKLVKLGESVVICEQIGDPATSKGPVERQVVRIITPGTISDEALLDERRDNLLAAVLGDERLFGLAVLDITSGRFTVQEIKGWENLLAELERLNPAELLIPDDWPQGLPAEKRRGVRRRAPWDFDRDSAKKSLCQQFGVQDLKGFGCETLTLAIGSAGCLLGYAKETQRTALPHLRSLRHECIDDTVILDAASRRNLELDVNLSGGRSNTLQSVIDRCQTAMGSRLLSRWLNRPLRDRAVLEARQDAIDCLLDRYRYEGLQPQLKEIGDVERILARIGLRNARPRDLARLRDALAALPQLQGAMTELDAPHLQTLAENIRTYPELADLLARAIIEAPPAVIRDGGVIKTGYDAELDELQALSENAGQYLMDLEAREKARTGLPNLKVGYNRIHGYYIELPRVQAEQAPADYIRRQTLKGAERFITPELKAFEDKALSAKSRALAREKMLYDELLELLIEQLAPLQDTAAALAELDVLSNFAERALNLDLNRPRFVDEPCMRINQGRHPVVEQVLETPFVANDLDLDDATRMLIITGPNMGGKSTYMRQTALIVLLAHIGCFVPAAACELSLVDRIFTRIGSSDDLAGGRSTFMVEMSETANILHNASARSLVLMDEVGRGTSTFDGLSLAWAAAEHLARLRAFTLFATHYFELTVLPESEPVVANVHLNATEHNERIVFLHHVLPGPASQSYGLAVAQLAGVPGDVIQRAREHLARLETTSLPHETPRQSPGQPPAPLQSDLFASLPHPILEDLAKVRPDDLTPRQALELLYTLKSRL; translated from the coding sequence ATGAGTCAGAGCGATCTCAGCGGACACACACCCATGATGCAGCAGTACTGGAGGCTGAAAAACCAGCATCCGGACCAACTGATGTTCTATCGCATGGGCGACTTCTACGAGATCTTCTACGAGGACGCCAAGAAGGCGGCCAAGTTGCTCGACATCACCCTCACCTCCCGTGGCCAATCGGCTGGCACCGCCATTCCCATGGCCGGCATTCCCTTCCATTCGGTGGAGGGTTATCTGGCCAAGCTGGTCAAGCTGGGCGAGTCGGTGGTGATCTGCGAGCAGATCGGCGACCCGGCCACCAGCAAGGGACCGGTGGAACGCCAGGTGGTGCGCATCATCACGCCCGGCACCATCAGCGACGAGGCGTTGCTCGACGAGCGCCGCGACAACCTGCTGGCCGCCGTGCTGGGCGATGAGCGCCTGTTCGGCCTGGCCGTGCTGGACATCACCAGCGGCCGCTTCACCGTGCAGGAGATCAAGGGCTGGGAGAACCTGCTGGCCGAGCTCGAGCGCCTCAACCCCGCCGAGCTGCTGATCCCGGACGACTGGCCCCAGGGCCTGCCGGCGGAAAAGCGCCGTGGTGTGCGCCGCCGCGCACCCTGGGACTTCGACCGCGACTCGGCGAAGAAGAGCCTCTGCCAACAATTCGGTGTGCAGGACCTCAAGGGTTTCGGCTGCGAAACGCTGACCCTGGCCATCGGCTCCGCCGGCTGCCTGCTCGGCTACGCCAAGGAAACCCAGCGTACCGCCCTGCCCCACCTGCGCAGCCTGCGCCACGAGTGCATCGACGACACGGTGATCCTCGATGCCGCCAGCCGCCGCAACCTGGAGCTGGACGTCAACCTCTCCGGCGGCCGCAGCAACACCCTGCAATCGGTGATCGACCGTTGCCAGACCGCCATGGGCAGCCGCCTGCTGAGCCGTTGGCTCAACCGTCCGCTCCGCGACCGCGCGGTGCTGGAAGCGCGCCAGGACGCCATCGACTGCCTGCTGGATCGCTACCGCTATGAAGGCCTGCAGCCGCAGCTCAAGGAGATCGGTGACGTCGAGCGGATCCTCGCCCGAATCGGCCTGCGCAACGCCCGCCCGCGCGACCTCGCCCGCCTGCGCGACGCCCTGGCCGCCCTGCCCCAACTACAGGGCGCCATGACCGAGCTGGACGCACCGCACCTGCAAACCCTGGCGGAGAACATCCGTACCTATCCCGAACTGGCCGACCTGCTGGCTCGGGCCATCATCGAAGCCCCGCCAGCGGTGATCCGCGACGGCGGCGTGATCAAGACCGGCTACGACGCCGAGCTGGACGAGCTGCAGGCCCTGAGCGAAAACGCCGGCCAGTACCTGATGGACCTGGAAGCCCGGGAAAAGGCCCGCACCGGCCTGCCCAACCTCAAGGTCGGCTACAACCGCATCCATGGCTACTACATCGAACTGCCCCGGGTGCAGGCCGAGCAGGCGCCGGCCGACTACATCCGCCGCCAGACCCTCAAAGGCGCCGAGCGCTTCATCACGCCGGAACTGAAGGCTTTCGAAGACAAGGCCCTCTCGGCCAAGAGTCGCGCCCTGGCGCGGGAAAAGATGCTCTACGACGAGCTGCTGGAACTGCTGATCGAGCAGCTGGCGCCGCTGCAGGACACCGCCGCCGCCCTGGCGGAGCTGGACGTGCTGAGCAACTTCGCCGAACGCGCGCTGAACCTCGACCTGAACCGGCCGCGCTTCGTCGACGAGCCGTGCATGCGCATCAACCAGGGTCGCCACCCGGTGGTGGAACAGGTGCTGGAGACGCCCTTCGTGGCCAACGACCTGGACCTGGACGACGCCACCCGCATGCTGATCATTACCGGCCCGAACATGGGCGGTAAGTCCACCTACATGCGCCAGACCGCGCTTATCGTGCTGCTCGCCCACATCGGCTGCTTCGTGCCGGCCGCAGCCTGCGAACTCTCCCTGGTGGACCGCATCTTTACCCGTATCGGCTCCAGCGACGACCTGGCTGGCGGCCGCTCCACCTTCATGGTGGAGATGAGCGAGACCGCGAACATCCTGCACAACGCCAGCGCCCGCAGCCTGGTCCTGATGGACGAAGTCGGCCGTGGCACCAGCACCTTCGATGGCCTGTCGCTGGCCTGGGCGGCCGCCGAACACCTGGCCCGCCTGCGCGCCTTCACCCTGTTCGCCACCCACTATTTCGAGCTGACCGTACTGCCGGAAAGCGAGCCGGTGGTCGCCAACGTCCACCTCAATGCCACCGAGCACAACGAGCGCATCGTGTTCCTGCACCATGTGCTGCCGGGTCCGGCGAGCCAGAGCTACGGCCTGGCGGTAGCGCAACTCGCCGGCGTTCCGGGCGACGTGATCCAACGCGCCCGCGAACACCTGGCGCGCCTGGAAACCACCAGCCTGCCCCATGAGACTCCGCGCCAGAGCCCCGGCCAGCCGCCTGCGCCCTTGCAGAGCGACCTCTTCGCCAGCCTGCCGCACCCGATCCTGGAGGACCTGGCGAAAGTCAGGCCGGATGACCTGACGCCACGCCAGGCGCTGGAGTTGCTATATACACTGAAATCACGCCTCTAA
- a CDS encoding quorum-sensing-regulated virulence factor family protein, whose amino-acid sequence MLRITALALCATLPFFAQAESLKDYELSKMLEKVAKESSAGTPRAINEDILDQGYTVQGNELVNHLSVREAHAAQMRANPDAVRAQLGASVCRNTGYRQLLARGAGLRYEFSEYKTNRPVSSERFTARDCGLKAKSN is encoded by the coding sequence ATGCTGCGCATCACCGCCCTCGCCCTCTGCGCGACCCTGCCGTTCTTCGCCCAGGCCGAATCGCTCAAGGATTACGAGTTGTCCAAGATGCTCGAGAAGGTTGCCAAGGAGAGCAGTGCCGGCACACCCCGCGCGATTAACGAGGACATCCTCGACCAGGGTTACACGGTGCAGGGCAACGAACTGGTCAACCACCTGAGCGTGCGCGAGGCCCACGCCGCGCAGATGCGCGCCAACCCCGACGCGGTGCGCGCCCAGCTCGGCGCCAGCGTCTGCCGCAACACCGGCTACCGCCAGCTGTTGGCCCGTGGTGCCGGCCTGCGTTACGAGTTCAGCGAGTACAAGACCAATCGCCCGGTAAGCTCCGAGCGCTTCACCGCCAGGGATTGCGGCCTCAAGGCCAAGTCCAACTGA
- a CDS encoding DMT family transporter, with protein sequence MRSQALRADLLMLITAAIWGAAFVAQRLGMDAIGPFLYTGLRFALGAIILLPLLLILPRPAVKQPLNRGMLLGGLLMGLALSLGINLQQVGLMFTTVTNSGFITGLYVIIVPLLGLFLGHRTGMGTWLGACLAVVGMFLLSVGDGFHVASGDWLQLAGACVWGVHVLLVGFFASRYDPIRLAILQFIVCAVLSLVLAVIFEEIKLDAILQAGPAILYGGVIAVAIGYTLQVVAQRHAIASHAAIILSLEAVFAAIAGALMLDESLHARGYLGCALMFVGMLVAQLWPQKPQVQAPAPAKAEA encoded by the coding sequence ATGCGAAGCCAAGCCCTGCGCGCCGATTTACTGATGCTGATCACCGCCGCCATCTGGGGCGCGGCGTTCGTCGCCCAGCGCCTGGGCATGGATGCGATCGGCCCCTTCCTCTATACCGGCCTGCGCTTCGCCCTGGGTGCCATCATCCTCCTGCCGCTGCTGCTGATCCTGCCCCGGCCTGCCGTGAAGCAACCGCTGAACCGGGGCATGTTGCTGGGCGGCTTGCTCATGGGCCTGGCCCTGTCGCTGGGGATCAACCTGCAGCAAGTCGGCCTGATGTTCACCACCGTCACCAACTCGGGTTTCATCACCGGCCTGTATGTGATCATCGTCCCGCTGCTGGGCCTGTTCCTCGGCCATCGTACCGGCATGGGCACCTGGCTGGGCGCGTGCCTGGCGGTGGTGGGCATGTTCCTGCTCAGCGTCGGCGATGGCTTCCACGTCGCCTCCGGCGACTGGCTGCAGCTGGCCGGTGCCTGCGTCTGGGGCGTGCACGTGCTGCTGGTGGGTTTCTTCGCCAGCCGCTACGACCCGATCCGCCTGGCCATCCTGCAGTTCATCGTCTGCGCGGTGCTGAGCCTGGTGCTGGCGGTCATCTTCGAAGAGATCAAGCTCGACGCCATTCTCCAGGCCGGTCCCGCCATCCTTTATGGCGGCGTGATAGCCGTCGCCATCGGCTACACCCTGCAGGTGGTGGCGCAACGTCATGCCATCGCCTCCCACGCGGCCATCATCCTGTCCCTGGAAGCGGTGTTCGCCGCGATCGCCGGTGCCCTGATGCTGGATGAAAGCCTCCACGCCCGTGGCTACCTGGGCTGCGCGCTGATGTTCGTCGGCATGCTGGTGGCGCAGCTCTGGCCGCAGAAGCCTCAGGTGCAAGCGCCGGCCCCGGCCAAGGCCGAAGCCTGA
- the fdxA gene encoding ferredoxin FdxA: MTFVVTDNCIKCKYTDCVEVCPVDCFYEGPNFLVIHPDECIDCALCEPECPAQAIFSEDEVPEDMQEFIELNRDLAEVWPNITEKKDALPDAEEWDGVKGKMEHLAR, from the coding sequence ATGACCTTCGTCGTCACCGACAACTGCATCAAATGCAAATACACCGACTGTGTGGAAGTCTGTCCGGTGGACTGCTTCTACGAAGGCCCGAACTTCCTGGTCATTCACCCGGACGAGTGCATCGACTGCGCGCTCTGCGAGCCTGAATGCCCGGCGCAAGCCATCTTCTCCGAGGATGAAGTCCCGGAGGACATGCAGGAGTTCATCGAGCTGAACCGCGATCTGGCCGAAGTCTGGCCGAACATCACGGAGAAGAAGGACGCCCTGCCCGACGCCGAAGAGTGGGATGGCGTCAAAGGCAAGATGGAGCACCTGGCGCGCTGA
- a CDS encoding tRNA-uridine aminocarboxypropyltransferase, whose protein sequence is MSHAVFRLRAECLARSTRPFVARGARSPRCPGCRVIAEYCFCAWRPKVPVRAGVCLMMYYSEPMKPSNTGWLIADLVPDTWAFGWSRTEVDEALLALLDDPQWQPYLVFPGEYAEPGRVVQEVAVEEGKRPLFILLDATWTEARKMFRKSPYLDRFPVLSLTPEQISRYRLRRSTRDEHLCTAEVGALCLELAGDEQAGGALNAYLDVFTERYLGAKRALPLDLASPAHQALSVYL, encoded by the coding sequence ATGAGTCACGCCGTTTTCCGTCTGCGCGCCGAATGCCTTGCGCGCAGCACCCGCCCCTTCGTCGCCCGGGGCGCTCGTTCGCCGCGCTGCCCGGGCTGCCGGGTGATTGCCGAATACTGCTTCTGCGCCTGGCGGCCCAAGGTGCCGGTACGCGCCGGGGTGTGCCTGATGATGTACTACTCCGAGCCGATGAAACCGAGCAACACCGGCTGGCTGATCGCCGACCTGGTGCCGGACACCTGGGCCTTCGGCTGGTCGCGTACCGAGGTGGACGAGGCGCTGCTGGCGCTGCTGGACGATCCCCAGTGGCAGCCCTACCTGGTGTTCCCCGGCGAATACGCCGAGCCCGGCCGGGTAGTGCAGGAGGTAGCGGTGGAGGAGGGCAAGCGGCCCTTGTTCATCCTGCTGGATGCCACCTGGACCGAGGCGCGCAAGATGTTCCGCAAGAGTCCCTACCTGGACCGTTTCCCGGTGCTCAGCCTGACCCCTGAGCAGATCTCCCGCTATCGCCTGCGCCGCTCCACCCGCGACGAGCATCTGTGCACCGCCGAAGTGGGCGCGCTGTGCCTGGAGCTGGCGGGGGATGAGCAGGCGGGTGGCGCGCTGAACGCCTACCTGGACGTATTCACCGAGCGCTACCTGGGGGCCAAGCGGGCCCTGCCCCTGGACCTGGCGAGCCCCGCTCACCAGGCACTCAGCGTCTATCTCTGA
- the recX gene encoding recombination regulator RecX gives MPVVLDSPAAVRRAAMDLLAQREHGRVELTRKLRQRGAPPELIDSALDRLTEEGLLSESRYLESFIASRARGGHGPQRIREDLAQRGLPRSEIDQALREADIDWNEQLREVWRRKFNHQPADARERAQQGRFLAYRGYSMEMINRLLRGNLDD, from the coding sequence ATGCCCGTCGTGCTCGACAGCCCCGCCGCGGTGCGGCGGGCCGCCATGGATCTGCTGGCGCAGCGCGAACACGGGCGAGTCGAGCTGACGCGCAAGCTGCGTCAGCGCGGCGCTCCTCCCGAGTTGATCGACAGTGCCCTTGACCGTCTCACGGAAGAGGGCCTGCTCTCCGAATCCCGCTACCTCGAAAGCTTCATCGCCAGCCGTGCCCGTGGCGGTCATGGGCCCCAGCGTATCCGTGAAGATCTTGCCCAGCGTGGGCTACCCCGAAGCGAGATCGACCAGGCCTTGCGCGAGGCCGATATCGACTGGAACGAACAGCTGCGGGAAGTCTGGCGACGCAAGTTCAACCACCAACCTGCGGATGCCCGCGAACGCGCCCAGCAGGGGCGTTTCCTTGCCTATCGCGGCTACTCCATGGAGATGATCAACCGTCTCCTGCGCGGCAACCTCGACGACTGA
- a CDS encoding CinA family protein, with translation MSVTDDELTALAARLGERLKARGELVSTAESCTGGGIAEAITRIPGSSAWFEAGYVTYSNQQKTTQLEVPAELFPVVGAVSREVVEAMVRGARQRSGARFAVAVSGVAGPDGGSLEKPVGTVWLAWADGAEVQAVRRQFPGDRQAVRRQTVAEALDGLIRLAAGEKAVQG, from the coding sequence ATGTCCGTAACCGATGATGAGCTGACCGCGCTCGCTGCCCGCCTGGGCGAACGACTGAAGGCGCGTGGCGAACTGGTGAGCACCGCCGAGTCCTGTACCGGCGGCGGCATCGCCGAGGCGATTACCCGAATCCCCGGCAGCTCGGCATGGTTCGAGGCGGGATATGTCACCTATTCGAATCAGCAGAAGACTACGCAGCTTGAGGTGCCCGCCGAGCTGTTCCCGGTGGTGGGGGCTGTCAGTCGCGAAGTGGTCGAGGCCATGGTCCGAGGTGCGCGGCAGCGCAGCGGAGCGCGCTTCGCGGTGGCGGTCAGCGGGGTTGCCGGCCCCGATGGCGGCTCCCTGGAAAAGCCCGTTGGCACCGTCTGGCTGGCCTGGGCCGATGGCGCCGAGGTGCAGGCTGTACGACGCCAGTTCCCGGGAGATCGGCAGGCGGTCCGTCGGCAGACGGTCGCCGAGGCGCTCGATGGCCTGATCCGACTAGCTGCAGGAGAAAAAGCCGTGCAGGGGTAG